The genomic segment CAGCGCCTCAAAGGCTGGCTGGCCGCGCACGCGGGCCACGCCCGCATCGTGCTGGGCACGCGCATGGCGATTTTTGCGTCCATGCCGCAGCTCCAACTCATTGTGGTCGACGAAGAACACGACCCCAGTTACAAGCAACAAGAAGGCGCACGCTACTCCGCCCGCGATTTGGCGGTGTACCGGGGCCGCCTGCACAACGCCCCCGTGTTGTTGGCCTCGGCCACGCCTTCGCTGGAGAGCTGGCACCACAGCCGCCCGGCCACCGACGAAGATCCAGGCGGCCGTTACCAGCGCCTGCTGATGCCCTCGCGCATTGGCACGGCCCTGCTGCCCAAAGTGCGGCGCGTGGACATGAACAAACAGCCGCGCCGCACCGTGCTGTCGGCCCCGCTGGTGGCCGCCATCCAAGAGCGGGTGGAGCGCGGCGAGCAATGCATGCTGCTGCTCAACCGGCGAGGCTATGCGCCCGTGCTGCACTGCGCCGACTGCGGCTGGAAAAGCGAGTGCAAGCATTGCAGCGCGTTCCGGGTGTTCCACAAGATCGACCGCACCTTGCGCTGCCACCACTGTGGCCTCGCCGAACGCGTGCCCCGCGCCTGCCCCGAATGCGGCAACGCCGACATCGCCCCGATTGGCCGGGGCACCGAACAACTGGAAGAACACCTGGGCGAGTTGTTGGCGCACGTCTTGCGCCCCGACGGGACGCCGGTGCGGATCGCCCGCATCGACGCCGACAGCACCCGTCTCAAAGGCGCTTTGGAGAGCCAGTTGGCCCAAGTGCATTCGGGCGAAGTGGATGTGCTGGTGGGCACGCAAATGATTGCCAAGGGGCACGACTTCCGGCGCATCACCTTGGTGGCTGCCGTCAACCCCGACACCGCGCTGTTTTCCAGCGACTTTCGGGCCCCCGAACGGCTGTTTGCGCTGCTCATGCAAGCGGCAGGCCGTGCCGGGCGCGACGCCGCGCAAAGCGCCACCAGCGAAATGTGGGTGCAAACCTTTCACCCCACGCACGCGTTGTTTGAAGCCCTCAAACAACACGACTACCCGGCCTTTGCCGCCAGCGAACTGGCCGAGCGCACCGCGGCCGACCTGCCCCCCATCAGCCACCAGGCACTGCTGCGCGCCGATGCCCGTACCCAGGAAGCCGCGCAAGCCCTGCTGAACGCGGCGCGCGAAACGCTGGAAGCGCAACTGAGCGCCGACCCGGTCAACGCCGATTTGGTGCAGCAGGTCAGCGTCTACCCGGCCGTGCCCATGAGCATGCAGCGCGTGGCCGATGTGGAACGCGCCCAAATGCTGCTGGAAAGCCCCAACCGCATGGCGCTGCAAAAGATGCTGTGGCACCTGCACGGCGTGCTGCACCAGGTGCGCAGCCAGCCCGAGCACAAAGGCGTGATCCGCTGGCTGGTGGACGTGGACCCTCAGGCGATCTGACACGGCAAGTCTTCCCCCGGTAGGAGCGAGTCCCTGCTCGCGAATCTGTATAGAGGTGCCGCAAGCATTCGGCCGCAGGGGCAGCCTCCCACAACAGCCAAGCAGACCCGATCTACCGTGGGAGCGAGCCTCCGCTCGCGAATTTGCGCCCGGCCACTTCAACCCTTCGGCCGCAGAGGCGGCCTCCCAAAGAACTGCGAATCCGTGTCAGGCTTTGAAAAAAGCCACCGCCCCAGAAAAGGTCAAGAAAGCCACCGCCGTGGTGACCAAAATGATGCGGGCGATGCGCCCGTTGTCTGCCCCCAAGCGCTCAGCCAGCAAAGACACATTGCTGGCGCTGGGCAGCGCGGCCACCAGCACCATCACCTGCAGGGCAAAGGGCTCGATCGGTACCCCCCACTGAATGGCCGTCAAGCCCACCAACAAGACCAGCACCGGGTGCAACACCAGCTTGATCAGCGCAATCGGCAGGTAATCGGCACTGCGCAAAGGCCCATCAGGGCGCTCGTGCGCCAGCAGTTGCGAGCGGGCCAACACCGCACCGATGGTGAACAGCGCCACAGGCGAGGCCGCATCGGCCAGCAAACTCACGGTTTTGTTCACCGGGCCCATCAGTT from the Limnohabitans sp. 2KL-27 genome contains:
- the priA gene encoding primosomal protein N' produces the protein MSTHQWIDIAVQTPAHSQVGGLLSYRSPLGVRPGQLVRVPLGKRDVLGVVWAVRDAAPTDMPASAVRDVLGVLDGLAPLGDAWRQLVQFSAQYYQRSLGEVALSALPPQLRDLSAEQLARRLKKQNTERAVQTAPGPALSPEQSAVLDQMAAGTGPFLLFGSTGSGKTEVYLQAVERMLASDPQAQALLMVPEINLTPQLEERVQARFGTEAVVSMHSGMTPAQRLKGWLAAHAGHARIVLGTRMAIFASMPQLQLIVVDEEHDPSYKQQEGARYSARDLAVYRGRLHNAPVLLASATPSLESWHHSRPATDEDPGGRYQRLLMPSRIGTALLPKVRRVDMNKQPRRTVLSAPLVAAIQERVERGEQCMLLLNRRGYAPVLHCADCGWKSECKHCSAFRVFHKIDRTLRCHHCGLAERVPRACPECGNADIAPIGRGTEQLEEHLGELLAHVLRPDGTPVRIARIDADSTRLKGALESQLAQVHSGEVDVLVGTQMIAKGHDFRRITLVAAVNPDTALFSSDFRAPERLFALLMQAAGRAGRDAAQSATSEMWVQTFHPTHALFEALKQHDYPAFAASELAERTAADLPPISHQALLRADARTQEAAQALLNAARETLEAQLSADPVNADLVQQVSVYPAVPMSMQRVADVERAQMLLESPNRMALQKMLWHLHGVLHQVRSQPEHKGVIRWLVDVDPQAI